The region TACCTGAACGTTTCATACCTCTAAGATAAAAAAACGACTTCGAAAAAGAATTACGAAGTCGTTTTTTATGATTTTTTGCTTTTAATTATTTCAAAGCAGCAAGAGCGGCATCATAGTTTGGCTCCTGAGCAATTTCCGGAACCTGTTCTGTATAAACTACGTTTCCGTTCTCATCTGCTACTACGACTGCACGGCTTAGTAAGCCTTGTAATGGAGAATCTGCTAAAGTCACTCCATAATCATCTCCAAAATGTCCTCTGAAATCAGATAATGTATCCACATTATTTAATCCTTCTGCTGCACAGAATCTGCCTAATGCGAAAGGTAAATCCTTAGAAACATTTACTACCACTGTGTTGTCTAAGTTAGAAGCTTCCTGATTGAATTTTCTTGCAGAAGCTGCACAAACACCGGTATCAATACTTGGAAAAATATTTAATACTACCTTCTTTCCTTTGTAATCTGCTAAAGTTTTCTCAGACAGATCTGCATTTACCAGTGTAAAATCTTTTAATTGTTCTCCAATATTCGGAAGATTTCCTACTGTAGAAATCGCATTTCCTTTTAGTGTAATGTTTGCCATTATTTTGTCTATTTAATTTTAGATAAAAATACAGAATTCTTCTAAATTTCTACTGATAGTTCATTTTAAATTTATTATAAATTTAATTAACTCTGACTAATAATCACTTATCATCTATTCCTATACTTTCTTTTCAATCTTTTGGAAAGAAGCATTTATTCCTTTAATCAAAGATGAGCTAAATCCCTGATGTTCCATTTCATTAAGACCAACAATAGTACAGCCTTTAGGTGTTGTTACTTTATCAATTTCATCTTCCGGATGATTCTGATTCTGGATCAGCAATTCTGCAGCACCTTTTACAGTTTGATTTACAATCTGTACTGCCGTTTTAGCATCGAATCCAATCTGAATTCCTCCCTGTACCATTGCACGCATAAATCTTAGCACATAAGCAATTCCGCAAGCTCCCAAAACAGTTGCTGCTTCCATAAGGTCTTCATTGATCTGTATAACACTTCCGACATGAGACAGCAGACTTTTCACGCTTTCCAGCTTTTCTTTCTCCTGTCCGTTGTATACTAAACAAGTTAAGGATTCTCCTACATCCGAAGCTGTATTCGGCATCGCCCGCATAACAGTAACAGCTTTATTTTCTATTGCTTCCTGAATTTGCTGTATGCTAATCCCTGTTGCCATGGAAACAAGAATTTTGTCGGATGTAAAGTAAGACTTGTATTCTTTCAATACTTCCAGAATATTAAAAGGCTTAAGTGCTACAATAACAATATCCGATTGTGTAATTGCATAAGCATTGTCTGAAGTTACTTCAATACCATCTTTTTCCAGAAAAGCAATAGACTGAGTATTTCTTCTCGTTGCTATAATCTGATAATTCTCACCGGACTTCAATATGCCCTTTATAATGGAAAGTCCAAGGTTTCCCGTCCCTAATACAGCTATCTTCATAGACATTTGGTTTTTAGTTTATTTTTTTATCACAATAAAAGTAGTTCATTTTTGGCGATTTGTTCTAAAAATCATTCTAAAAACAGTAAATTTGTTACTCTAAAAAATAGATCATAGAGAGGGGCTCTCTTTTTATAACTAAGTTTAAAAAAACAAAAAAGAATGTCAGAAAAATCAAAAATCTACTACACACTAACGGATGAAGCGCCAATGTTGGCTACACACTCGTTTTTACCAATCGTAAAGGCATTTACAAAATCAGCAGATATCGAAATCGCTGTTCCTGATATTTCTTTAGCAGGAAGAATTTTAGCAAATTTCCCGGAATTCTTAAAAGACGATCAAAAAATCGGTGATGCATTGGCAGAATTAGGTGAATTAGCAACCAAACCAGATACTAACATTATTAAGTTACCAAATATTTCAGCTTCTGTTCCGCAATTAGATGCAGCTATTGCTGAATTACAAGGAAAAGGTTTTGCTGTTCCAAACTACCCTGCTGAGCCTAAAAATGATGAAGAAAAAGCAATTAAGGCTAAATATGCTAAGGTTTTAGGAAGTGCTGTAAACCCAGTGTTAAGAGAAGGAAATTCTGACAGACGTGCTCCAAAAGCAGTTAAGAACTACGCTAAAGCGAACCCTCACAGAATGGGTGACTGGGCATCTGACAGCAAAACAGATGTTGCTCATATGAACAGTGGAGACTTCTATGGTACTGAAACATCTACTACTGTAGAAAACGCTACTAAATTCAGAATCGTATTCAAAGGAAATGATGGTTCTGAAACTTTACTGAAGGATTTCGCTCCGCTTCAGGCCGGAGAGGTAATTGACTCTTCTGTAATGAACCTTAATGCATTAAAAGCTTTTGTTCAGCAGGCTATTGAAGAAGCTAAAAACAGAAATGTACTTCTTTCCGCTCACCTGAAAGCTACTATGATGAAGATTTCCGATCCTATTATCTTCGGAGCTATTGTGGAAACTTTCTTCAAAAATGTATTTACAAAATATGCTGAGACTTTCAAGTCATTAGATATAAACCCTAATAATGGTCTTGCTGATCTTTTTGAGAAAATCAAAGGAAATGCACAGGAAGCTGACATCAAAGCTGATATTGAAGCAGCTTTAGCCAGCGGACCAAGAGTTGCTATGGTAAACTCTGATAAAGGTATTACTAACTTCCACGTTCCTTCTGATATTATTGTTGATGCATCTATGGCTGCTCTTGTAAGAGGTGGTGGCAAGATGTGGAACAAAGAAGGGAAAGAAGAAGATACAGTTGCTATTATCCCGGATCGTTCTTACGCAGGCTTCTACCAGGCTGTAATCGATGATATGAAAGCTCATGGAAAATTAGATCCTACAACTATGGGTTCTGTTCCAAACGTAGGCTTAATGGCTCAGAAAGCAGAAGAATATGGTTCTCATGATAAAACTTTCCAGGTAAAAGCTGACGGAACTGTAGAAGTTCAGGATGAAGCCGGAAATGTTCTTCTTTCTCAGAAAGTAGAAAAAGATGATATCTTCAGAATGTGTCAGACTAAAGATGCTCCTAT is a window of Elizabethkingia anophelis R26 DNA encoding:
- the tpx gene encoding thiol peroxidase, with amino-acid sequence MANITLKGNAISTVGNLPNIGEQLKDFTLVNADLSEKTLADYKGKKVVLNIFPSIDTGVCAASARKFNQEASNLDNTVVVNVSKDLPFALGRFCAAEGLNNVDTLSDFRGHFGDDYGVTLADSPLQGLLSRAVVVADENGNVVYTEQVPEIAQEPNYDAALAALK
- a CDS encoding NADP-dependent isocitrate dehydrogenase, with protein sequence MSEKSKIYYTLTDEAPMLATHSFLPIVKAFTKSADIEIAVPDISLAGRILANFPEFLKDDQKIGDALAELGELATKPDTNIIKLPNISASVPQLDAAIAELQGKGFAVPNYPAEPKNDEEKAIKAKYAKVLGSAVNPVLREGNSDRRAPKAVKNYAKANPHRMGDWASDSKTDVAHMNSGDFYGTETSTTVENATKFRIVFKGNDGSETLLKDFAPLQAGEVIDSSVMNLNALKAFVQQAIEEAKNRNVLLSAHLKATMMKISDPIIFGAIVETFFKNVFTKYAETFKSLDINPNNGLADLFEKIKGNAQEADIKADIEAALASGPRVAMVNSDKGITNFHVPSDIIVDASMAALVRGGGKMWNKEGKEEDTVAIIPDRSYAGFYQAVIDDMKAHGKLDPTTMGSVPNVGLMAQKAEEYGSHDKTFQVKADGTVEVQDEAGNVLLSQKVEKDDIFRMCQTKDAPIQDWVKLAVNRSRLSETPAIFWLDKGRAHDREIIKKVEKYLKDYDTTGLDIRILDVMDAMTETLKRAREGKDTISVSGNVLRDYLTDLFPILELGTSAKMLSIVPLMNGGGLFETGAGGSAPKHVEQFLEEGYLRWDSLGEFLALQASLEHLAQTQNNPKSQVLADALDEANAKFLATDKSPARKVGQIDNRGSHFYLAMYWAEALANQTANAEIAAQFKPIAQNMQENEAKINEELIGAQGQPQNIDGYFKTDEAKTYAAMRPSATLNAIIDGI
- the proC gene encoding pyrroline-5-carboxylate reductase produces the protein MKIAVLGTGNLGLSIIKGILKSGENYQIIATRRNTQSIAFLEKDGIEVTSDNAYAITQSDIVIVALKPFNILEVLKEYKSYFTSDKILVSMATGISIQQIQEAIENKAVTVMRAMPNTASDVGESLTCLVYNGQEKEKLESVKSLLSHVGSVIQINEDLMEAATVLGACGIAYVLRFMRAMVQGGIQIGFDAKTAVQIVNQTVKGAAELLIQNQNHPEDEIDKVTTPKGCTIVGLNEMEHQGFSSSLIKGINASFQKIEKKV